A single Pseudomonas putida DNA region contains:
- a CDS encoding sulfite exporter TauE/SafE family protein, with protein sequence MLAQLSFSGLDWLPVLLGVGAAYIVFGIAGFGTALVAGPILIHFMPLSRIIPLLVLLDFVAAFGNLLPSRRDVVRGELLRLLPCMAVGCTLGVVFLLHLKSDLLLLLMGLFVTAYAIYGLAVKVRPARLSGLWAVPMGTIGGLFGALFGSGGFLYAIYLSARLDVKEQVRATQSALISCSTLVRLSLFLIAGVYADTSLMLLAVCLLPVMFIGLWAGRRLTLKLSREAFVRLVTWLVLASGLALIGRYLSG encoded by the coding sequence ATGCTCGCCCAGCTGTCGTTTTCCGGCCTTGACTGGCTGCCCGTCCTGCTCGGTGTCGGCGCTGCCTACATCGTCTTCGGCATTGCCGGCTTCGGCACCGCACTGGTGGCCGGCCCGATACTGATCCACTTCATGCCCCTGTCACGCATCATCCCGCTGCTGGTGCTGCTGGACTTCGTCGCCGCCTTCGGCAACCTGCTGCCGTCACGTCGCGACGTGGTGCGCGGCGAGCTGCTGCGCCTGTTGCCGTGCATGGCCGTGGGTTGCACCCTGGGCGTGGTGTTCCTGCTGCACCTGAAGTCCGACCTGCTGTTGCTGCTAATGGGCCTATTCGTCACCGCCTATGCGATCTATGGCCTGGCGGTGAAGGTGCGGCCGGCCCGGTTGTCGGGCCTCTGGGCGGTGCCGATGGGGACGATTGGCGGGCTGTTTGGCGCTTTGTTTGGCAGCGGCGGTTTCCTTTATGCCATCTACCTGAGCGCACGCCTCGACGTGAAGGAACAGGTGCGTGCGACCCAGAGCGCGTTGATCAGCTGCAGCACCCTCGTGCGCCTGTCGTTGTTCCTGATTGCTGGCGTATATGCCGACACCAGCCTGATGCTGCTCGCTGTCTGTCTGTTGCCGGTGATGTTCATTGGCCTCTGGGCCGGTCGCCGGCTGACCCTGAAACTGTCCCGCGAAGCCTTCGTGCGCCTGGTCACCTGGCTGGTGTTGGCCAGCGGCCTGGCGCTGATCGGTCGCTACCTGAGCGGCTGA
- the guaA gene encoding glutamine-hydrolyzing GMP synthase yields the protein MALDIHAHRILILDFGSQYTQLIARRVREIGVYCELHPFDMDDEAIREFNPRGIILAGGPESVHEANSPRAPQAVFDLNVPVLGICYGMQTMAEQMGGKVEGSDLREFGYARVDVVGKSRLLDGIEDHVDDDGVLGLDVWMSHGDKVTQMPGNFHVLASTPSCPIAGMFDDSRGYYGVQFHPEVTHTKQGGRILSRFVQDICGCEALWTPSNIVEDAIAQVREQVGSANVLLGLSGGVDSSVVAALLHRAIGDQLTCVFVDNGLLRLHEGDQVMAMFKENMGVKVIRADAEKQFLDNLEGEADPEKKRKIIGRTFIDIFDAEASKLDNIQFLAQGTIYPDVIESAGAKSGKAHVIKSHHNVGGLPEEMNLKLVEPLRELFKDEVRKIGLELGLPYDMVYRHPFPGPGLGVRILGEVKKEYADILRRADHIFIEELRKADWYHKTSQAFVVFQPVKSVGVVGDGRRYAWVVALRAVETVDFMTARWAHLPYELLETVSGRIINEIDGISRVTYDVSSKPPATIEWE from the coding sequence ATGGCCCTCGACATTCACGCTCACCGCATCCTGATCCTCGATTTCGGTTCCCAGTACACCCAGCTGATCGCCCGCCGCGTGCGCGAAATCGGCGTGTACTGCGAACTGCACCCGTTCGACATGGACGATGAAGCGATCCGCGAATTCAACCCGCGCGGCATCATCCTCGCTGGCGGCCCCGAGTCGGTCCACGAAGCCAACAGCCCACGCGCCCCACAGGCGGTGTTCGACCTGAACGTGCCGGTCCTGGGCATCTGCTACGGCATGCAGACCATGGCCGAGCAGATGGGCGGCAAGGTCGAAGGTTCCGACCTGCGTGAGTTCGGTTATGCCCGCGTTGACGTGGTCGGCAAGAGCCGCCTGCTCGACGGCATCGAAGACCACGTGGACGATGACGGCGTGCTGGGCCTGGACGTGTGGATGAGCCACGGCGACAAGGTCACCCAGATGCCGGGCAACTTCCACGTGCTGGCCAGCACCCCGAGCTGCCCGATCGCCGGCATGTTCGACGACTCGCGCGGCTACTACGGCGTGCAGTTCCACCCGGAAGTGACCCATACCAAGCAGGGCGGTCGTATCCTGTCCCGCTTCGTTCAGGACATTTGCGGCTGCGAAGCCCTGTGGACCCCATCCAACATCGTCGAAGACGCCATCGCCCAGGTGCGTGAGCAAGTAGGTTCGGCCAACGTCCTGCTGGGCCTGTCCGGCGGTGTTGACAGCTCCGTGGTTGCCGCACTGCTGCACCGCGCCATCGGCGACCAGCTGACCTGCGTATTCGTCGACAATGGCCTGCTGCGCCTGCACGAAGGCGACCAGGTGATGGCCATGTTCAAGGAGAACATGGGCGTCAAGGTGATCCGCGCCGACGCTGAAAAGCAGTTCCTCGACAACCTGGAAGGCGAAGCCGACCCGGAGAAGAAGCGCAAGATCATCGGCCGCACCTTCATCGACATCTTCGATGCCGAGGCCAGCAAGCTGGACAACATCCAGTTCCTCGCCCAGGGCACCATCTACCCGGACGTGATCGAGTCGGCTGGCGCCAAGAGCGGCAAGGCCCACGTGATCAAGTCGCACCACAACGTCGGTGGCCTGCCAGAGGAAATGAACCTCAAGCTGGTCGAGCCGCTGCGTGAACTGTTCAAGGACGAAGTGCGCAAGATCGGCCTGGAGCTGGGCCTGCCGTACGACATGGTCTACCGCCACCCGTTCCCGGGCCCGGGCCTGGGCGTGCGCATCCTGGGTGAAGTGAAGAAGGAATACGCCGACATCCTGCGTCGCGCCGACCACATCTTCATCGAAGAGCTGCGCAAGGCCGACTGGTACCACAAGACCAGCCAGGCATTCGTGGTGTTCCAGCCGGTCAAGTCGGTTGGCGTCGTTGGCGATGGCCGTCGCTACGCCTGGGTCGTGGCCCTGCGTGCCGTCGAGACCGTGGACTTCATGACCGCGCGCTGGGCACACCTGCCGTACGAGCTGCTGGAGACCGTCAGCGGCCGTATCATCAACGAAATCGACGGCATCTCCCGCGTCACCTACGACGTGTCGAGCAAGCCGCCAGCCACCATCGAGTGGGAGTGA
- the xseA gene encoding exodeoxyribonuclease VII large subunit encodes MIRDPFERLGLDREVLTVSQLNGRARVLLEDVFRSVWVEGEISNLARPASGHMYFTLKDSGAQVRCALFRQNATRVRQALRDGLAVRVRGKVSLFEGRGDYQLILDTVEPAGDGALRLAFEALKEKLGAEGLFSAERKKPLPAHPQRIGIITSPTGAVIRDIISVFGRRAPQVELNLIPTAVQGREAINQIVRALQQADRLGFDALILARGGGSLEDLWCFNEEAVARAVAACVTPIVSAVGHETDVSISDFVADVRAPTPSAAAELLAPDNSGLQQRLDGLQRRLLLRMQNRLTHDRLRLESLTRRLRHPGERLRQQAQRLDDLDMRLRRAFMLNLNQRRERLARLDTRLAAQHPGRTLKLLEQRLDSLAERLPRAMREVLKDRRQRFQAQLQTLQVVSPLATLARGYSILLDEHGQAIRSAEQTRNGQRLTARLNQGELQVRVEDNHLTPVTLSLLD; translated from the coding sequence ATGATCAGAGACCCCTTCGAACGACTCGGCCTGGACCGCGAGGTCCTCACCGTCAGCCAGCTCAACGGCCGCGCCCGCGTGCTGCTGGAAGACGTGTTCCGCAGCGTCTGGGTGGAAGGCGAGATATCCAACCTCGCCCGCCCGGCCTCCGGCCACATGTACTTCACCCTCAAGGACAGCGGCGCCCAGGTGCGCTGCGCGCTGTTCCGCCAAAACGCCACGCGGGTCCGCCAGGCCCTGCGTGATGGCCTCGCGGTGCGTGTGCGTGGCAAGGTCTCGCTGTTCGAGGGGCGTGGCGACTATCAGCTGATTCTCGACACGGTCGAGCCCGCCGGTGATGGCGCACTGCGCCTGGCCTTCGAGGCACTGAAGGAAAAGCTTGGCGCCGAAGGGCTGTTCAGCGCCGAGCGCAAGAAGCCGCTACCGGCCCATCCGCAACGCATCGGCATCATCACCTCCCCCACCGGCGCAGTGATTCGCGACATCATCAGCGTGTTCGGCCGCCGCGCCCCGCAGGTAGAGCTGAACCTGATTCCCACTGCCGTGCAGGGCCGCGAGGCGATCAACCAGATTGTGCGCGCCTTGCAGCAGGCCGACCGGCTGGGCTTCGACGCGCTGATCCTGGCCCGCGGTGGTGGCTCGCTGGAAGACCTCTGGTGCTTCAACGAAGAAGCCGTTGCGCGTGCCGTGGCCGCCTGCGTGACGCCGATCGTCAGCGCAGTGGGCCACGAGACCGATGTATCGATCAGCGACTTCGTCGCCGACGTGCGCGCCCCTACGCCGTCGGCCGCCGCCGAACTGCTGGCCCCTGACAACAGCGGCCTGCAGCAGCGCCTCGACGGCCTGCAACGGCGCCTGCTGCTGCGCATGCAGAACCGCCTGACCCACGACCGCCTGCGCCTGGAGTCGCTGACCCGGCGCCTGCGCCACCCCGGCGAGCGCCTGCGCCAGCAGGCGCAACGCCTGGACGACCTGGACATGCGCCTGCGCCGCGCGTTCATGCTCAACCTCAATCAGCGCCGCGAGCGCCTCGCTCGGCTGGATACACGCTTGGCGGCGCAGCACCCGGGGCGCACGCTGAAACTGCTGGAGCAGCGCCTGGACAGCCTCGCCGAGCGCCTGCCACGGGCCATGCGTGAAGTGCTCAAAGACCGCCGCCAGCGCTTCCAGGCGCAACTTCAGACACTGCAAGTGGTCAGCCCGCTGGCGACCCTGGCTCGTGGCTACAGCATCCTCCTCGACGAGCATGGCCAGGCCATTCGCAGCGCCGAGCAGACCCGCAATGGCCAGCGCCTGACTGCCCGCCTGAACCAAGGCGAGCTGCAGGTACGCGTGGAAGACAATCACCTGACCCCGGTCACCCTCTCTTTACTGGACTGA
- a CDS encoding bifunctional 4-hydroxy-2-oxoglutarate aldolase/2-dehydro-3-deoxy-phosphogluconate aldolase, whose amino-acid sequence MTTLERPQPKLSMADKAARIDAICEKARILPVITIAREQDILPLADALAAGGIRTLEVTLRSQHGLKAIQVLREQRPELCVGAGTVLDRSMFAAVEAAGAQFVVTPGITQDILEAGVDSEIPLLPGISTPSEIMMGYALGYRRFKLFPAEISGGVAAIKAFAGPFGDIRFCPTGGVNPANVRNYMALPNVMCVGGTWMLDSSWIKNGDWARIEACSAEAIALLDAN is encoded by the coding sequence ATGACCACCCTTGAACGCCCACAGCCAAAGCTTTCGATGGCGGATAAAGCCGCCCGGATCGATGCCATCTGCGAAAAGGCGCGCATCCTGCCGGTAATCACCATCGCCCGTGAGCAAGACATTCTGCCGCTGGCCGATGCCCTGGCTGCTGGCGGAATCCGCACCCTGGAAGTGACCTTGCGCTCGCAGCATGGCCTGAAGGCCATCCAGGTATTGCGTGAGCAGCGTCCAGAGTTGTGCGTCGGTGCCGGCACGGTGCTCGATCGCAGCATGTTCGCTGCGGTAGAAGCCGCTGGCGCACAGTTCGTCGTCACGCCGGGCATCACCCAGGACATCCTCGAAGCGGGCGTGGACAGCGAGATCCCGCTGCTGCCAGGCATCAGCACGCCGTCCGAAATCATGATGGGCTACGCCTTGGGCTATCGCCGCTTCAAGCTGTTCCCGGCGGAAATCAGCGGCGGCGTGGCAGCGATCAAGGCCTTTGCCGGCCCCTTCGGCGATATCCGCTTCTGCCCGACTGGCGGTGTGAACCCGGCCAACGTGCGCAACTACATGGCGCTGCCCAACGTGATGTGCGTGGGCGGCACCTGGATGCTCGACAGCAGCTGGATCAAGAACGGCGACTGGGCGCGGATCGAGGCGTGCAGTGCCGAGGCGATAGCGCTGCTGGACGCCAACTGA
- a CDS encoding M23 family metallopeptidase, giving the protein MPRLLAHLLALSLMLLAAGAQASYITRTLNKPVPGGVAVVDLGPAATAPSARFDGKPVLVVKEQDSWLAIVGIPLTQKPGTAMLTQGGRTLPFSVGSKKYPEQHITLKNTRQVNPNPDDLKRIDRELAEQIKAYRSFSPVLPSNLILDKPVNGPLSSKFGVRRFFNGEERNPHAGLDFAVPAGTPIKTPANGKVILVGDYFFNGRTVFVDHGQGFISMFCHMSKIDVQVGQQLRRGDVVGRVGSTGRATGPHMHWNVSLNDARVDPAIFIGAFQP; this is encoded by the coding sequence ATGCCCCGCCTGCTCGCGCACCTGCTCGCCCTCTCCCTCATGCTGCTGGCCGCAGGCGCCCAGGCCAGCTACATCACCCGCACCCTGAACAAACCTGTACCGGGTGGTGTGGCGGTGGTCGACCTCGGCCCGGCAGCAACGGCGCCGAGCGCGCGCTTCGATGGCAAGCCGGTGCTGGTGGTCAAGGAGCAGGACAGCTGGCTGGCCATCGTCGGCATCCCGCTGACCCAGAAGCCTGGCACCGCCATGCTGACCCAGGGCGGCCGCACCCTGCCCTTCAGTGTCGGCAGCAAGAAGTACCCCGAACAGCACATCACCTTGAAGAACACCCGCCAGGTCAACCCGAACCCGGACGACCTCAAGCGCATTGACCGCGAGCTGGCCGAGCAGATCAAGGCGTATCGCAGCTTCAGCCCGGTATTGCCAAGCAACCTGATCCTCGACAAACCCGTCAACGGGCCGCTGTCGAGCAAATTCGGCGTGCGCCGCTTCTTCAATGGCGAGGAGCGCAACCCGCACGCCGGGCTGGACTTCGCCGTGCCGGCCGGCACGCCGATCAAGACCCCGGCCAACGGCAAGGTGATCCTGGTGGGTGATTACTTCTTCAACGGCCGCACGGTGTTCGTCGACCATGGCCAGGGCTTCATCAGCATGTTCTGCCACATGTCGAAGATCGACGTGCAGGTTGGCCAGCAACTGCGCCGCGGTGATGTGGTCGGGCGCGTGGGCTCGACCGGGCGGGCGACCGGGCCACACATGCACTGGAACGTCAGCCTGAACGATGCACGGGTCGATCCAGCTATCTTCATCGGCGCATTCCAGCCTTGA
- the leuA gene encoding 2-isopropylmalate synthase — protein MTMLKDPSKKYRAFPTIDLPDRTWPSKTITAAPIWCSSDLRDGNQSLIEPMDSEKKLRFWKTLVQVGVKEIEASFPSASQTDFDFVRTLIEDGHIPDDTTIQVLTQAREDLIARTFESLRGAKKAIVHLYNATSPSFRRIVFNQDKQGVKDIAVNAAKLFVKYAAQQPETQWTFQYSPETFSATEMEFAKEVCDAVIEVWNPTPEHKVILNLPATVEVSTPNIYADQIEWFCRNVSRRDSVIISLHCHNDRGTGIAATELGLMAGADRAEGCLFGNGERTGNVDLVTLALNLYTQGIDPLLDFSDIDGVRKVVEECNQLPVHPRHPYVGDLVHTAFSGSHQDAIRKGFAKQQEGELWEVPYLPIDPADIGRSYEAVIRVNSQSGKGGITYLLEQEYGISLPRRMQIEFSQVVQGETDRLGLEMTAQQIYSLLHKEYLQANAPYALVSHRLQEENGHSAVEVEVAGEGETTLHWRGKGNGALEALVAGLPVSVEIMDYNEHAIGAGTNAKAAAYIELRVAGGRPVHGVGIDENITTASFKALFSALNRSLSQQEAKAA, from the coding sequence ATGACCATGCTCAAAGACCCATCGAAGAAATACCGCGCTTTCCCGACCATCGACCTGCCTGACCGTACCTGGCCGTCGAAAACCATCACCGCCGCGCCGATCTGGTGCAGTTCCGACCTGCGTGATGGCAACCAGTCGCTGATCGAGCCGATGGATTCGGAGAAGAAGCTGCGTTTCTGGAAGACCTTGGTGCAGGTTGGCGTGAAGGAAATCGAAGCCTCGTTCCCATCGGCCTCGCAGACCGACTTCGACTTCGTGCGCACCCTGATCGAAGACGGCCACATCCCGGATGACACCACCATCCAGGTGCTCACCCAGGCCCGTGAAGACCTGATCGCCCGTACCTTCGAGTCGCTGCGCGGCGCGAAGAAGGCCATCGTTCACCTGTACAACGCCACCAGCCCGTCGTTCCGTCGCATCGTCTTCAATCAGGACAAGCAAGGCGTGAAGGACATCGCGGTGAACGCGGCCAAGCTGTTCGTCAAATATGCCGCCCAGCAGCCGGAAACCCAGTGGACCTTCCAGTACTCGCCAGAAACCTTCAGCGCCACCGAAATGGAATTCGCCAAGGAAGTCTGTGACGCGGTCATCGAGGTGTGGAACCCGACCCCCGAGCACAAGGTCATCCTCAACCTGCCGGCCACCGTGGAAGTGTCCACGCCGAACATCTACGCCGACCAGATCGAGTGGTTCTGCCGCAACGTCAGCCGTCGCGACAGCGTGATCATCAGCCTGCACTGCCACAACGACCGTGGCACCGGCATCGCGGCCACCGAACTGGGCCTGATGGCTGGCGCCGACCGTGCCGAAGGCTGCCTGTTCGGCAACGGCGAGCGCACCGGCAACGTCGACCTGGTGACCCTGGCCTTGAACCTCTACACCCAAGGCATCGACCCGCTGCTGGACTTCTCCGACATCGACGGCGTGCGCAAGGTGGTCGAAGAGTGCAACCAGTTGCCTGTGCACCCACGTCACCCGTACGTCGGCGACCTGGTCCACACCGCTTTCTCTGGCTCGCACCAGGACGCCATCCGCAAAGGCTTCGCCAAGCAGCAGGAAGGCGAGCTGTGGGAAGTGCCGTACCTGCCGATCGACCCGGCCGACATCGGCCGCAGCTACGAGGCGGTAATCCGCGTCAACAGCCAGTCGGGCAAAGGCGGCATCACCTACCTGCTCGAGCAGGAATACGGCATCAGCCTGCCACGCCGCATGCAGATCGAATTCAGCCAGGTGGTACAGGGTGAAACCGACCGCCTGGGCCTGGAAATGACCGCCCAGCAGATCTACAGCCTGCTGCACAAGGAATACCTCCAGGCCAACGCCCCGTATGCGCTGGTCAGCCACCGCCTGCAGGAAGAAAACGGCCACAGCGCCGTGGAAGTGGAAGTCGCCGGTGAAGGCGAAACCACCCTGCACTGGCGCGGCAAGGGCAACGGCGCCCTGGAAGCCCTGGTAGCCGGCCTGCCGGTATCGGTCGAGATCATGGACTACAACGAGCACGCCATCGGTGCCGGCACCAATGCAAAAGCTGCAGCCTACATCGAGCTGCGTGTGGCCGGCGGCCGCCCGGTGCACGGCGTGGGTATCGACGAGAACATCACCACGGCCAGCTTCAAGGCACTGTTCAGCGCGCTGAACCGCTCGCTGAGCCAGCAGGAAGCCAAGGCGGCTTAA
- a CDS encoding LysR family transcriptional regulator, which translates to MTSIRQLRYFVEIAECGSFSGAAERLYIAQSALSRQIKELEQQLGTPLFERTARLPRLTPAGQTFLERARRLLADLTQAEQVTRDIGEGLQGSLRLNHSSTVPLTGPLLARLGDYLRGNPGIALEIAQQSSEAQLEDIAAGRLDIGLLRLPVLRQHEGVVLHQLFSEPLLLAVAAGHPLADAAQVKLEQLREERFISIPHRDRGGLSYLSASLCMAAGFFPGAAQVLSRKTTQLQLIQAGFGVALLPACMRDIAPASISFVALEGACESTVALACRRDAGQMVHQFVAAMQG; encoded by the coding sequence ATGACGTCGATCCGGCAGTTGCGTTACTTCGTGGAAATCGCCGAATGCGGCAGCTTCAGCGGTGCCGCCGAGCGGCTGTACATCGCCCAGTCGGCGCTGAGCCGACAGATCAAGGAGCTGGAGCAGCAACTGGGCACTCCACTGTTCGAGCGCACCGCGCGCCTGCCGCGCCTGACGCCGGCCGGCCAGACCTTCCTGGAACGTGCACGGCGCTTGCTGGCCGACCTGACGCAGGCTGAGCAGGTGACCCGCGACATTGGCGAAGGGCTGCAAGGCAGCCTGCGCCTGAACCACTCCAGCACGGTACCGCTGACCGGACCATTGCTGGCTCGGTTGGGCGATTACCTGCGGGGCAACCCAGGGATTGCACTGGAGATTGCCCAGCAATCGTCAGAGGCGCAGCTGGAGGATATCGCCGCAGGGCGGCTGGATATCGGCCTGTTGCGCTTGCCGGTGTTGCGCCAGCATGAAGGCGTGGTGCTGCATCAATTGTTCAGCGAGCCATTGTTGCTGGCGGTTGCCGCTGGCCATCCACTGGCTGACGCTGCTCAGGTGAAGCTTGAGCAGTTGCGTGAAGAGCGCTTTATTTCGATTCCGCACCGGGACCGTGGCGGGCTGAGCTACCTGTCGGCCTCGTTGTGCATGGCGGCGGGCTTTTTCCCTGGGGCGGCGCAGGTGCTGTCGCGCAAGACCACGCAGTTGCAGTTGATCCAGGCCGGGTTCGGGGTGGCGCTGTTGCCGGCGTGCATGAGGGACATTGCCCCGGCGTCGATCAGCTTCGTGGCATTGGAAGGGGCATGCGAAAGTACCGTGGCGCTGGCCTGCCGGCGCGATGCGGGGCAGATGGTGCATCAGTTCGTGGCGGCGATGCAGGGTTGA
- a CDS encoding multicopper oxidase family protein has translation MSFTRRQMLKGLTGLAVVGLGAGGAARYWLGKVEDENAGHDYELIAAPLDVELVPGFKTEAWAFGPSAPGTELRVRQGTWLRVRFINHLPVETTIHWHGIRLPLEMDGVPYVSQLPVKPGEYFDYKFRVPDAGSYWYHPHVSSSEELGRGLVGPLIVEEREPTGFKHERTLSLKNWHVDEQGAWLPFSIPREAARNGTAGRLITINGQADSVTELPAGQVVRVRLLNLDNTWTYRLNLKGNCEAKIYALDGNPVTPRPLDDEYWLGPGMRICLAIRIPEVGEEVSLRDGFVRLGTLRSVASNEAPGDWPKALPANPIAEPDLENAEKLNFNFEWAASVSVDADPEKPSSMWQINGQAWDITDKTCADRPIATLKKGKSYIFELKNMTQYQHPVHLHGMSFKVIGSNRRQIPEPYFTDTYLLGKNERAQVALVADNPGTWMFHCHVIDHMETGLMAAIAVV, from the coding sequence ATGTCCTTTACCCGTCGACAAATGCTCAAGGGCCTGACCGGCCTTGCTGTGGTAGGCCTGGGCGCCGGGGGCGCTGCGCGCTACTGGCTGGGCAAGGTGGAGGACGAGAACGCCGGGCACGACTACGAGCTGATCGCCGCGCCCCTGGACGTGGAGCTGGTGCCTGGCTTCAAAACCGAGGCCTGGGCCTTCGGCCCCTCCGCGCCGGGCACCGAGCTGCGGGTACGCCAGGGCACCTGGCTGCGGGTGCGCTTTATCAACCACCTGCCGGTGGAAACCACCATCCACTGGCATGGCATTCGCCTGCCGCTGGAAATGGACGGCGTGCCTTACGTCTCGCAGTTGCCGGTCAAGCCGGGCGAGTACTTCGACTACAAGTTCCGCGTGCCGGATGCAGGCAGCTATTGGTATCACCCCCATGTCAGCAGCTCCGAGGAGCTTGGGCGTGGGCTGGTCGGCCCGCTGATCGTCGAGGAGCGCGAACCGACCGGGTTCAAGCACGAGCGCACCCTGAGCCTGAAGAACTGGCACGTGGACGAGCAGGGCGCCTGGCTGCCGTTCAGCATCCCCCGCGAAGCTGCGCGTAACGGCACCGCCGGGCGACTGATCACCATCAATGGCCAGGCCGACTCCGTCACCGAACTGCCGGCTGGGCAGGTGGTGCGCGTGCGCCTGCTGAACCTGGACAACACCTGGACTTACCGCCTCAACCTCAAAGGCAACTGCGAGGCGAAAATCTATGCCCTCGACGGCAACCCCGTGACCCCACGGCCACTGGATGATGAATACTGGCTGGGCCCTGGCATGCGCATCTGCCTGGCCATCCGCATTCCTGAGGTGGGTGAGGAAGTCTCGCTGCGCGACGGCTTCGTGCGCCTGGGCACCTTGCGTTCAGTAGCCAGTAACGAAGCACCGGGCGACTGGCCCAAGGCCCTGCCGGCAAACCCGATCGCCGAGCCGGACCTGGAGAATGCCGAGAAGCTCAACTTCAATTTCGAATGGGCAGCGAGCGTCTCGGTCGACGCCGATCCTGAAAAACCATCGAGCATGTGGCAGATCAACGGTCAGGCGTGGGACATCACCGACAAGACCTGCGCCGACCGGCCGATCGCCACGCTGAAGAAGGGCAAGAGCTACATCTTCGAGCTGAAGAACATGACCCAGTACCAGCACCCGGTTCACCTGCATGGCATGAGCTTCAAGGTGATCGGCTCCAATCGCCGGCAGATCCCCGAGCCTTACTTCACCGACACCTACCTGCTGGGCAAGAACGAGCGCGCCCAGGTGGCGCTGGTAGCGGATAACCCCGGTACCTGGATGTTCCACTGCCACGTCATCGACCACATGGAAACCGGCCTGATGGCCGCGATCGCGGTGGTCTGA
- the guaB gene encoding IMP dehydrogenase, producing the protein MLRISQEALTFDDILLVPGYSEVLPNEVSLKTRLTRGIELNIPLVSAAMDTVTEARLAIAMAQEGGIGIIHKNMTIEQQAGEVRKVKKFEAGVVKDPITIEADATVRDLFDLTRLNNISGVPVLANGDLVGIVTSRDVRFETRLDAKVRDVMTPKERLVTVREGADKNEVRELLHKHRLEKVLIVDDKFNLKGMMTVKDIEKAKAYPLASKDDQGRLRVGAAVGTGKDTGERVAALVAAGVDVVVVDTAHGHSKGVIDRVRWVKETYPQVQVIGGNIATGAAAKALAEAGADAVKVGIGPGSICTTRIVAGVGVPQISAIANVAAALEGTGVPLIADGGIRFSGDLSKAIVAGASCVMMGSMFAGTEEAPGEVELFQGRSYKAYRGMGSLGAMAQAQGSSDRYFQDSSAGAEKLVPEGIEGRVPYKGALAAIIHQLMGGLRSSMGYTGSATIEEMRTKPEFVRITGAGMAESHVHDVQITKEAPNYRVG; encoded by the coding sequence ATGCTGCGTATCAGCCAAGAAGCCCTGACCTTCGACGATATCCTCCTTGTACCTGGCTACTCCGAGGTACTGCCCAATGAAGTCAGTCTCAAGACCCGTTTGACTCGTGGCATCGAGCTGAACATTCCGCTGGTTTCCGCTGCCATGGATACCGTGACCGAAGCGCGCCTGGCCATCGCCATGGCCCAGGAAGGCGGCATCGGCATCATCCACAAGAACATGACCATCGAACAGCAGGCCGGCGAAGTACGCAAGGTCAAGAAGTTCGAGGCTGGCGTGGTCAAGGACCCGATCACCATCGAGGCTGACGCCACCGTGCGTGACCTGTTCGACCTGACCCGCCTGAACAACATCTCTGGCGTTCCGGTACTGGCGAACGGCGACCTGGTCGGCATCGTCACTTCCCGTGACGTACGCTTCGAAACCCGTCTGGACGCCAAGGTCCGCGACGTGATGACGCCGAAAGAGCGTCTGGTCACCGTCCGTGAAGGCGCCGACAAGAACGAAGTCCGCGAGCTGCTGCACAAGCACCGTCTGGAAAAAGTCCTGATCGTCGACGACAAGTTCAACCTCAAGGGCATGATGACCGTCAAGGACATCGAAAAGGCCAAGGCCTACCCGCTGGCCAGCAAGGACGACCAGGGTCGCCTGCGCGTCGGCGCTGCGGTCGGCACCGGCAAGGACACTGGCGAGCGCGTTGCCGCACTGGTTGCTGCCGGCGTTGACGTGGTTGTGGTCGACACCGCTCACGGTCACTCCAAAGGTGTTATCGACCGCGTTCGCTGGGTGAAAGAAACCTACCCGCAAGTGCAGGTGATCGGTGGCAACATCGCTACTGGCGCCGCGGCCAAGGCCCTGGCTGAAGCCGGCGCCGACGCCGTCAAGGTCGGTATCGGCCCAGGCTCGATCTGCACCACCCGTATCGTTGCAGGTGTCGGCGTGCCACAGATCAGCGCCATCGCCAACGTCGCCGCTGCACTGGAAGGCACTGGCGTGCCACTGATCGCCGACGGCGGCATCCGTTTCTCGGGTGACCTGTCCAAGGCCATCGTTGCCGGCGCCTCCTGCGTGATGATGGGTTCGATGTTCGCCGGTACCGAAGAAGCACCGGGCGAAGTCGAGCTGTTCCAGGGCCGTTCCTACAAGGCCTACCGCGGCATGGGCTCGCTGGGTGCCATGGCACAGGCGCAAGGCTCGTCCGACCGTTACTTCCAGGACTCCTCGGCCGGCGCCGAGAAGCTGGTACCGGAAGGCATCGAAGGCCGCGTTCCTTACAAAGGCGCCCTGGCCGCGATCATCCACCAGCTGATGGGCGGCCTGCGTTCGTCCATGGGCTACACCGGCAGCGCAACCATCGAAGAGATGCGCACCAAGCCGGAATTTGTACGCATCACCGGTGCCGGCATGGCCGAGTCCCACGTGCATGATGTGCAAATCACCAAAGAAGCCCCTAACTACCGCGTAGGCTGA